GGTCGCTGCTGGCCAGACCGTCGAGGTGCAGCTCGACTGCGCCGACGACGCGAAGGGCGTCGTCGGGGGCTACGACGTCGACCCGGGCCTCGTCCCGCTCGGCAACGACCCGCGGCCGAAGACCCGTGCGTTCCGGTTCTTCAACCCGACCGGCCAGGACCTCAACGCCTCCGTGACGCTGCTGTGCCTGTCGACCCGCACGGGCGGTGAGCAGGCCTTCACGACGATCGAGAACACCGCCCAGGTGGCGACGGCGACCCCGGAGACCGACCTCGCCGACAACCAGGGCTCGGCCCGCATCACCGCCACCGGCGGCTCGGCGGCCACCCCGGCCCCGGCCCCCGCCGCCGCGACGCCGGACGCTCCGGCCACCGGCGCCGGGACCCCGACGGCCCCGTCCGCCCCGGCGACGACCCCGGCGGCGCCGTCGGGGCCGGCCGCCCCGGCGACGGGCCGCGCGGCCCTGGCCCGCAGCACGGTCACGGTCCGGGGCGCCACCGCGGTGACCGCGGTGCGCTGCGGCGGCGGCGCGACGTGCCGCGGCACGGTCCGGCTGCTGGCCGCGGCCACGCAGCGCCTCGGCGGTCGCGTGGTCCGCAAGGGCACCGTGCTCGCCACCGGTCGCTACGTCGTCCGCTCCGGGCGCACCGCGAAGGTGACGCTCCGCGCCACGTCGGCCGGGAAGCGCGCGCTGCGCTCGAAGGCGCTGCGCCGCGGGCAGCTGCGGCTCGGTACCGCGACACGGATCGTGAAACTGGCGCGCTAGCTCGTCGGTCCGGTCCCGGGCGCTGTAGTAGCGTCCGGGGCCGATGACCGTCGTCCTCGTCCTCGTCTTCCTCGTCCTGATCGGGGCCGGCGTCGCCGTCCTGGTCCGTGGCCGCAGCACCGCCGCCGTGACCGCCGGCGACGCCCCCGGGCGGGCGATCGGCACCGCCGAGCCCGCCGCCGCCCGCCGCTCCTCGGTCCGCGGCCTGCGGATCGGCGACGTCGTCGCCCACGACGGGCACGACGCGATCGTGGAGCGCAGCTACCGCTTCCGCGAGGGCGGCTCGCGCTGGGAGGAGCACCTGCTCGTCGACGGCGACTACACCCGCTGGCTGTCCGTCGAGGACGACGAGGGCCTGGAGTGCGTGCTGTGGGAGCGCCGCCCCGACCCGACGCTCGAGCCGGGCGAGCGCACGCTCGAGGTCGACGGCGTCGCCTACCGCTTCGACGAGCGCGGCACCGCCGACTACACGCTCGAGGAGCAGGACGGGCCGGGCGGCTCCGGTCGCGCCGAGTACGCCGACTACGTCGCCGGGGAGCAGCGCCTGAGCTTCGAGCGCTACGACGGCTCCGGGGCCTGGGAGATCAACGTCGGCGCGGTCGTGTCCGAGCACGCCTTCGACGTCTACCCGGGGTCGGGGTCGTGAGCGGCGACCCGCTGGGCGAGGCGCAGGCCACCGAGGACGCGCTTCGTGCGCAGCTGGGCGACCTGATCGGCGCGAAGGCCCGCGCCGCGCACGAGGCCGCGCGGCTGGACGTCCGCGCGGGTCTGCCGGGCGCCGACCCGGAGCTCGCCGCCCTCGCCGACCGCCACCGGGCGCAGGCCGCCCGGCTGGCGGCCGAGGTGGAGGAGGTCCGCTCGTCCCTGCGGGCCCAGGAGGTCCGCACCGAGTCCCTGCGCGCGGACGCCGCCGGGGCCTGACCGGTGAAGCTCGCGCTAGCCACCCCGTACGCCGACGTGCGCGCCGCCGACCTCGTGCTGCGGCTCGATCGGGCCCCGGGCCCGACGCTCGGCACCCGCCGCGTGCGCGTCGGCGGCCTCGAGGTCGAGCTCGGGCTGCTCGGGCACTCCCACCAGGTCCACGTCCGCGGGGACGGCGTCGCGCTGTGCGAGGTGCTCGCCTGCGACCCGGGCCGTCCGGGCGACCTGCCCGCGGTGCGCGAGCACGACCGCATCACCCACACCTACCGCTTCACCGCCGAGGTCCTGCCGCTCGGTGCCGCCGACGGCCTCGACCTCGCCGACGCGGTCGCCGTCGACCCGGACGGCCTCGTCGGGCTGTTCCCGGGGCACGTCGAGGCGTTCACCGCGCTGCGCGCCCGCGCGGTCGGTCGGGAGGCGGTCAGCTGGGAGACCTGGCACGCCTACCCGCAGACCGACGAGCTCGTCCACACCACCACGACCGTGACGGTGCGCCGGTGAACCCCCGTCGCGGTCTCGCGCTCGGCCTCATCGCGGTCGGGGTCCTCGGCATCGTCCTGACGCTCGCGACGACCGGCTCGGTGCGCGGCTACGTCAAGGACCACTACACCCGCGCGGGCAGCCAGGGCGGGGCGGAGGTCTACCGGTCGAGCCAGCCGCCCGCGAAGGTCGCCGCCGACATCCAGCGCGAGCACGAGCCGGCGGACCGTCGCGTCACGCCCGAGGGCATCTTCCTGCGCTACCGCGGCGACTACGTGGGCGTCCAGCCCGACGGGCGCGGCTCGCGCATCACGCTCGCCGACGAGAACCGCGGGTACGGCCTCTTCTACCCGTA
The sequence above is a segment of the Paraconexibacter algicola genome. Coding sequences within it:
- a CDS encoding DUF4178 domain-containing protein translates to MTVVLVLVFLVLIGAGVAVLVRGRSTAAVTAGDAPGRAIGTAEPAAARRSSVRGLRIGDVVAHDGHDAIVERSYRFREGGSRWEEHLLVDGDYTRWLSVEDDEGLECVLWERRPDPTLEPGERTLEVDGVAYRFDERGTADYTLEEQDGPGGSGRAEYADYVAGEQRLSFERYDGSGAWEINVGAVVSEHAFDVYPGSGS
- a CDS encoding DUF2617 family protein, with amino-acid sequence MKLALATPYADVRAADLVLRLDRAPGPTLGTRRVRVGGLEVELGLLGHSHQVHVRGDGVALCEVLACDPGRPGDLPAVREHDRITHTYRFTAEVLPLGAADGLDLADAVAVDPDGLVGLFPGHVEAFTALRARAVGREAVSWETWHAYPQTDELVHTTTTVTVRR
- a CDS encoding DUF4247 domain-containing protein is translated as MNPRRGLALGLIAVGVLGIVLTLATTGSVRGYVKDHYTRAGSQGGAEVYRSSQPPAKVAADIQREHEPADRRVTPEGIFLRYRGDYVGVQPDGRGSRITLADENRGYGLFYPYVGGYWGTYSGPAESFRGGGPGGGGK